Proteins from one Bacillota bacterium genomic window:
- a CDS encoding YitT family protein — MSFRRTFRGYGLVFLGFGMISLGLALMLRSDLGMGSWGAFEQALAQLTGMTFGRISQLVGFSLVALAFFMRIPPTVVTLLNMIFIGLFADWWLALIPAAHGLSGQVLLFTLGLIIYSFGIGGYLAVNLGAGPRDSMMLGLSRTTGMSMRAARISVDVSLLVAAWLMRGPVGVGTAAMAFGSGPLVQFFFMRLRGPIRGWSGTA, encoded by the coding sequence TTGTCGTTTCGCAGGACGTTTCGAGGTTACGGATTGGTCTTCTTGGGATTCGGGATGATCTCCCTAGGACTCGCACTCATGCTCAGAAGCGATCTGGGTATGGGCTCGTGGGGAGCTTTCGAACAGGCACTCGCCCAACTGACTGGGATGACCTTCGGCCGCATATCCCAACTCGTTGGGTTCAGCCTCGTAGCTCTTGCGTTCTTCATGAGGATCCCGCCGACGGTGGTAACCCTTCTCAACATGATCTTCATTGGGCTCTTCGCTGACTGGTGGCTCGCCTTGATTCCCGCGGCGCACGGGCTCTCAGGTCAGGTCCTTCTGTTCACTCTCGGTCTCATCATCTACAGCTTCGGCATTGGGGGATACCTTGCCGTGAACCTCGGGGCGGGGCCGCGCGATTCGATGATGCTCGGCCTCTCCCGGACGACCGGGATGAGCATGCGCGCGGCCCGCATAAGCGTGGATGTCTCTCTGCTCGTGGCGGCATGGCTCATGAGGGGTCCTGTGGGCGTGGGCACCGCCGCGATGGCTTTCGGGTCTGGGCCATTGGTACAGTTCTTCTTCATGAGACTGCGGGGACCCATCCGCGGATGGAGCGGCACGGCATGA